Proteins encoded by one window of Chryseobacterium sp. POL2:
- a CDS encoding site-specific integrase — MASIKLVLRTNQEDKTGHSPLYIRVIKDRKAKFVATGVKLKSNEWDDDKQKIKKNHTNSARMNAFISQKVADAEGTVADHERKRKSVSARKLKEAIKGKDMANFFEYAYNRCERIKGTVSVATYRNYKQYVAKFEKFIGYREIYFDDITVTMLKDYINHMSNNLKNGATTVHYSLLILSVMFRDAQREDIIGEHIYPFSKVRVKRDKGKRLFLNKEQVEKLRNFKIEYTGKDEVFRDMFIFSVYAGGLRFSDVVSLKWENYNEKEQRITKTIRKTGRTHNFKIGQIAIDILNKYKTEISLPSDFVFPILEDVERFDTDTDYQAYIINAKNILCGQKLRRLGKDMELPFTLSFHLSRHTFATNALNNGMRIEYVSKLLDHSDIGITQIYAKVISEELDKAVEQYIN, encoded by the coding sequence ATGGCTTCAATAAAATTAGTACTTCGGACAAATCAGGAAGATAAAACAGGTCATAGCCCTTTATATATAAGGGTTATAAAGGATAGGAAAGCCAAATTTGTAGCCACAGGCGTAAAACTGAAAAGCAACGAATGGGACGATGATAAGCAGAAGATAAAGAAGAACCACACCAACAGTGCGAGAATGAATGCCTTTATTTCTCAAAAGGTAGCAGATGCAGAGGGAACAGTTGCAGACCACGAACGCAAACGTAAATCCGTATCAGCCCGAAAACTAAAAGAAGCAATAAAAGGTAAGGATATGGCAAACTTCTTTGAATATGCTTACAACCGTTGCGAACGTATCAAAGGAACGGTATCGGTTGCCACTTACAGGAACTACAAACAGTATGTAGCCAAGTTTGAAAAATTTATCGGGTATAGAGAAATATACTTTGATGATATTACCGTTACGATGCTGAAAGATTACATCAATCATATGTCCAATAACTTGAAGAACGGAGCAACTACAGTACACTATTCTTTATTGATTTTATCCGTAATGTTTCGTGATGCCCAAAGGGAAGATATTATAGGCGAACATATTTACCCATTCTCAAAAGTTCGTGTGAAACGTGATAAAGGAAAGCGTTTATTTCTGAACAAAGAGCAGGTAGAAAAGCTACGCAATTTTAAAATCGAGTACACAGGCAAGGACGAAGTATTTAGAGATATGTTCATTTTTTCGGTGTATGCAGGTGGCTTGCGTTTTAGTGATGTAGTGAGCTTGAAATGGGAAAATTATAACGAGAAAGAACAACGCATTACAAAGACCATTCGCAAAACAGGAAGAACGCACAACTTTAAAATCGGGCAGATTGCGATTGACATTTTAAATAAATACAAAACCGAAATATCATTGCCAAGCGATTTCGTTTTTCCGATATTGGAAGACGTAGAAAGGTTTGATACTGATACCGATTATCAGGCATATATCATCAATGCAAAAAATATCCTATGCGGTCAGAAGTTACGTAGGTTGGGCAAGGATATGGAATTACCGTTTACTTTATCGTTCCATTTAAGCCGTCATACTTTTGCTACCAATGCTCTAAATAATGGTATGCGGATAGAATATGTTTCAAAGCTGTTAGACCATTCAGATATTGGTATTACACAGATTTACGCCAAAGTAATCAGTGAGGAATTAGACAAGGCAGTTGAGCAATACATCAATTAA
- a CDS encoding TetR/AcrR family transcriptional regulator produces the protein MEKFTDRQIEIMEAATARIDAYGIQNLTIKTLAADIGLSEPALYRHFKSKNDILLGLLNYFITGMKNRLNNIPVNPDATAGDELRAIFKSQLQTFTDKPAIVSVIFAESIFHYDEGLSYKVSEIMELMHQYVNANIEKGQKARQYGKLINASTLTTIILGGMRMTVLKWKLSGHKSNLMKDGKAVLEGILKMIEKK, from the coding sequence ATGGAAAAGTTCACAGACAGGCAAATAGAAATAATGGAAGCTGCAACGGCTCGGATTGATGCTTACGGTATTCAAAACCTGACTATCAAAACGCTGGCTGCCGATATTGGTTTATCCGAACCGGCTTTATACCGTCATTTTAAAAGCAAGAATGATATTTTACTTGGTTTGCTCAACTATTTCATAACAGGAATGAAAAACCGCCTCAATAATATTCCAGTAAACCCTGACGCAACAGCAGGAGATGAATTGAGAGCTATTTTTAAATCGCAACTGCAAACCTTTACAGATAAGCCTGCGATTGTTAGTGTCATTTTTGCGGAAAGTATTTTTCATTATGATGAGGGATTAAGTTATAAAGTTTCCGAAATAATGGAATTAATGCACCAATATGTCAATGCAAACATTGAAAAAGGACAAAAGGCAAGGCAGTACGGCAAGCTCATCAATGCTTCCACGCTTACCACTATTATACTTGGAGGAATGAGAATGACGGTTTTGAAATGGAAATTGTCAGGGCATAAATCCAACCTGATGAAAGACGGGAAAGCAGTTTTAGAGGGAATTTTAAAAATGATTGAAAAAAAATAA
- a CDS encoding cytochrome b/b6 domain-containing protein — protein MKSQQKFTIFHRVLHWIMAFAMPVLFITGFLRMYWMNKNNIVAVIESKTSAIPKEQMTDIAKAIREPMWQWHEVFAHIMIFAFLARIIYMLVKGIRFPNPFKSNQPLKERLQGFTYVYFYLFVFISAVTGICIEKGFLPQWKEDIETVHKWGIYWFPIFILLHLAGIIIAEFSNKKGITSKMIGGD, from the coding sequence ATGAAATCCCAACAAAAATTCACAATATTTCATCGGGTACTGCATTGGATAATGGCTTTTGCAATGCCTGTTTTATTCATTACAGGGTTTCTTCGTATGTATTGGATGAATAAAAACAATATTGTTGCTGTTATTGAAAGTAAAACATCGGCAATACCTAAAGAACAAATGACGGACATTGCCAAAGCGATAAGAGAACCAATGTGGCAATGGCACGAAGTTTTTGCTCACATAATGATTTTTGCCTTTTTAGCACGGATTATTTATATGCTTGTAAAAGGTATTCGTTTTCCAAATCCCTTTAAAAGCAATCAACCGCTTAAAGAACGGTTACAGGGTTTTACTTATGTGTACTTTTATCTTTTTGTTTTTATTTCGGCTGTTACAGGTATCTGTATAGAAAAAGGATTTTTACCACAATGGAAAGAAGATATTGAAACCGTACACAAATGGGGAATTTACTGGTTTCCTATTTTTATTCTTTTGCATTTGGCAGGAATTATAATCGCAGAATTTTCTAATAAAAAAGGAATTACCTCAAAAATGATAGGAGGAGATTAA